A single region of the Leptothrix cholodnii SP-6 genome encodes:
- a CDS encoding ABC transporter permease → MSRVSLAGARTLFYKEVLRFWKVSFQTVAAPVLTAVLYLMIFGHVLEDHVKVYDSVGYTAFLIPGLVMMSVLQNAFANSSSSLIQSKITGNLVLLLVTPLSHRAWFLAYVGASMVRGLVVGSGVLAVTVWFAPPGLAQPLWALVFALLGAALMGSLGLIAGLWAEKFDQLAGFQNFIVMPMTFLAGVFYSIHSLPAVWQTVSHVNPFFYMIDGFRFGFFGVSDVSPWLSLAVVSGSLLVVSAATLRLLASGYKLRH, encoded by the coding sequence ATGAGCCGCGTCAGCCTGGCGGGTGCGCGCACCCTGTTCTACAAGGAAGTGCTGCGCTTCTGGAAGGTCAGCTTCCAGACCGTGGCCGCCCCGGTGCTGACCGCGGTGCTGTACCTGATGATCTTCGGCCACGTGCTCGAAGACCACGTCAAGGTCTACGACTCGGTCGGCTACACCGCCTTCCTGATCCCCGGCCTGGTGATGATGAGCGTGCTGCAGAACGCCTTCGCCAACAGCTCGTCGAGCCTGATCCAGAGCAAGATCACCGGCAACCTGGTGCTGCTGCTGGTCACGCCGCTGAGCCACCGGGCCTGGTTCCTGGCGTATGTCGGCGCCTCGATGGTGCGCGGGCTGGTGGTCGGCTCGGGCGTGCTGGCGGTGACGGTGTGGTTCGCGCCGCCCGGGCTGGCGCAGCCGCTGTGGGCGCTGGTGTTCGCGCTGCTGGGCGCGGCGCTGATGGGCAGCCTGGGCCTGATCGCCGGCCTGTGGGCCGAGAAGTTCGACCAGCTGGCCGGTTTCCAGAACTTCATCGTCATGCCCATGACCTTTCTGGCGGGTGTCTTCTATTCGATCCACTCGCTGCCCGCGGTCTGGCAGACGGTCAGCCACGTCAACCCGTTCTTCTACATGATCGACGGCTTCCGCTTCGGCTTCTTCGGCGTCAGCGACGTCTCGCCGTGGCTGAGCCTGGCGGTGGTGTCGGGCAGCCTGCTGGTGGTGAGCGCCGCCACGCTGCGCCTGCTGGCCAGCGGCTACAAGCTGCGGCACTGA
- the hisC gene encoding histidinol-phosphate transaminase, with amino-acid sequence MSSSTASQPLATRLQATLRQDVQGMHAYAVQPSAGYTKLDAMENPFTLPPELQHELGERLGRVAINRYPGGRVDDLKAALAQHIDLPAGCSLMLGNGSDELIALLALACDVPGAKILAPVPGFVMYAMSAQLQGLEFVGVPLTAEFELDEAAMLSAIETHRPAITYIAYPNNPTANLFDESTIEKIVAAVGAQNGLVVFDEAYQPFSSRSWMGRVGRHDHVLVMRTLSKFGLAGIRLGYMAGPAALIAEIDKVRPPYNVSVLNAEAALFALEHADEYARQAAILRAERERLQAALNAMPGVQSHPSEANMILVRVADGAAVFAGLKQRGVLIKNVAGLHPSLKNCLRLTVGTPEENQQMLAALAAAVMSVMEKQS; translated from the coding sequence ATGAGTTCCAGCACCGCCTCCCAGCCGCTCGCCACCCGCCTGCAAGCCACCTTGCGCCAGGACGTGCAGGGCATGCACGCCTACGCGGTGCAGCCCAGCGCCGGCTACACCAAGCTCGACGCGATGGAAAACCCGTTCACGCTGCCGCCCGAGCTGCAGCATGAGCTGGGCGAGCGCCTCGGCCGTGTCGCGATCAACCGTTACCCGGGCGGCCGCGTCGACGACCTGAAGGCTGCGCTCGCGCAGCACATCGATCTGCCCGCCGGTTGCAGCCTGATGCTCGGCAACGGCTCGGACGAGCTGATCGCCTTGCTGGCGCTGGCCTGCGACGTGCCCGGTGCCAAGATCCTGGCGCCCGTGCCCGGCTTCGTGATGTACGCGATGTCGGCGCAGTTGCAGGGGCTGGAATTCGTCGGCGTGCCGCTGACGGCCGAGTTCGAGCTGGACGAGGCGGCGATGCTCTCGGCCATCGAAACGCATCGCCCGGCCATCACCTACATCGCCTACCCGAACAACCCGACCGCGAACCTGTTCGACGAGTCGACGATCGAGAAGATCGTCGCGGCGGTGGGTGCGCAGAACGGCCTGGTGGTGTTCGACGAGGCCTATCAGCCGTTTTCGTCGCGCAGCTGGATGGGCCGCGTCGGCCGGCACGACCACGTGCTGGTGATGCGCACGCTCAGCAAGTTCGGCCTGGCCGGCATCCGCCTGGGCTACATGGCCGGCCCGGCGGCGCTGATCGCCGAGATCGACAAGGTGCGCCCGCCGTACAACGTCAGCGTGCTGAACGCGGAAGCGGCACTGTTTGCACTCGAACACGCCGACGAATACGCCCGCCAGGCCGCGATCCTGCGCGCCGAGCGCGAGCGGCTGCAGGCGGCGCTCAACGCCATGCCCGGCGTGCAGAGCCATCCGAGCGAGGCCAACATGATCCTGGTGCGTGTCGCCGACGGCGCGGCGGTGTTCGCCGGCCTGAAGCAGCGCGGCGTGCTGATCAAGAACGTCGCCGGCCTGCATCCGTCGCTGAAGAACTGCCTGCGCCTGACGGTGGGCACGCCCGAGGAAAATCAGCAGATGTTGGCGGCACTGGCCGCCGCCGTGATGTCCGTGATGGAAAAGCAGTCATGA
- a CDS encoding type II toxin-antitoxin system death-on-curing family toxin yields MDAVNQTWVWLDAQVLHAVHDEQLAEHGGAGGLRDAGLFDSALARPLNLTAYGHPDAADLAAAYGWGLTRNHPFIDGNKRTAFVAVELFLVLNGYQLMADDAACVLTMLNLAAGDLDEAAFAAWLRQHIQRRAG; encoded by the coding sequence ATGGACGCCGTGAACCAAACCTGGGTCTGGCTCGACGCGCAGGTGCTGCATGCGGTGCATGACGAGCAACTCGCCGAGCACGGCGGGGCGGGGGGGCTGCGCGATGCAGGGCTGTTCGATTCGGCACTTGCCCGCCCGCTGAATCTGACGGCCTACGGCCACCCCGACGCGGCCGATCTGGCTGCGGCCTACGGCTGGGGGCTGACACGCAACCACCCTTTCATCGACGGCAACAAGCGCACCGCCTTCGTCGCGGTGGAACTGTTCCTGGTGTTGAACGGCTACCAGCTGATGGCTGACGATGCCGCCTGCGTCTTGACGATGCTGAACCTGGCGGCTGGCGATCTGGACGAAGCCGCCTTCGCCGCCTGGCTGCGCCAGCACATCCAGCGCCGTGCCGGTTGA
- the hisB gene encoding imidazoleglycerol-phosphate dehydratase HisB — MNEATMAAPRVAEVQRNTNETRISVRINLDGSGVSKLATGIGFFDHMLDQIARHGMMDIEVAADGDLHIDGHHTVEDVGITLGLAVAKAVGDKKGITRYGHSYVPLDEALSRVVVDFSGRPGLEMDVHFSAGMIGGLDTQLIYEFFQGFVNHALVSLHIDNLKGRNAHHQAETIFKAFGRALRMALTPDPRSAGVIPSTKGSL; from the coding sequence ATGAACGAAGCAACGATGGCCGCCCCGCGCGTGGCCGAAGTCCAGCGCAACACCAACGAGACGCGCATCAGCGTGCGCATCAACCTCGACGGCAGCGGCGTTTCCAAGCTCGCCACCGGCATCGGTTTCTTCGACCACATGCTCGACCAGATCGCCCGCCACGGCATGATGGACATCGAGGTGGCCGCTGACGGCGACCTGCACATCGACGGTCATCACACGGTCGAGGACGTCGGCATCACGCTCGGCCTTGCGGTGGCCAAGGCAGTCGGCGACAAGAAGGGCATCACCCGTTACGGCCACAGCTACGTGCCGCTGGACGAAGCGCTGTCGCGCGTGGTGGTCGATTTTTCGGGCCGCCCCGGCCTGGAGATGGACGTGCATTTCAGCGCCGGCATGATCGGCGGGCTCGACACCCAGCTGATCTACGAGTTCTTCCAGGGTTTCGTGAACCACGCGCTGGTGAGCCTGCACATCGACAACCTCAAGGGCCGCAACGCCCACCACCAGGCCGAGACGATCTTCAAGGCCTTCGGCCGCGCGTTGCGCATGGCGCTGACGCCCGATCCGCGCTCGGCCGGGGTGATCCCGTCGACCAAAGGGAGCCTCTGA
- the murA gene encoding UDP-N-acetylglucosamine 1-carboxyvinyltransferase codes for MDKLLIRGGRPLMGEVTISGAKNAALPELCAALLCPEPLTLANVPRLQDVGTTLKVLRHLGVEAERSAVLPDQVRLDATRITTREAPYELVKTMRASILVLGPLLARFGEARVSLPGGCAIGSRPVDQHIKGLQAMGAQIVVEHGYIVARAERLKGARITTDMVTVTGTENLLMAATLADGETVLENAAQEPEITDLAELLIAMGAQIEGQGTHRIRIQGVERLHAPAVPHQIIPDRIETGTFLCAVAATGGDVTLRRTRADHLDAVLDKLREACTELECGADWIRVRAAGRPKGVNLRTSEYPAFPTDMQAQFMALNCIAQGTSRVIETIFENRFMHVNELVRLGAHIAVDGHTAIVEGIARLSGATVMATDLRASASLVIAGLVAEGETTVERIYHLDRGYDQMETKLRGIGADIERIK; via the coding sequence ATGGACAAACTCCTGATCCGCGGCGGCCGCCCCTTGATGGGTGAAGTCACCATCTCCGGCGCCAAGAACGCCGCCCTGCCCGAGCTCTGCGCCGCGCTGCTGTGCCCCGAGCCGCTGACGCTGGCCAACGTGCCGCGCCTGCAGGACGTCGGCACCACGCTCAAGGTGCTGCGCCACCTCGGCGTCGAGGCCGAACGCAGCGCCGTGCTGCCCGACCAGGTGCGCCTGGACGCCACCCGCATCACCACCCGCGAAGCGCCCTACGAGCTGGTCAAGACCATGCGCGCGTCGATCCTGGTGCTGGGCCCGCTGCTGGCGCGTTTCGGCGAGGCGCGGGTGTCGTTGCCCGGCGGCTGCGCGATCGGCTCTCGGCCGGTCGACCAGCACATCAAGGGCCTGCAGGCGATGGGTGCGCAGATCGTGGTCGAGCACGGCTACATCGTCGCGCGTGCCGAGCGCCTGAAGGGCGCGCGCATCACCACCGACATGGTCACCGTCACCGGCACCGAGAACCTGCTGATGGCCGCCACCCTGGCCGATGGCGAGACGGTGCTCGAAAACGCCGCCCAGGAGCCCGAGATCACCGACCTGGCCGAGCTGCTGATCGCGATGGGCGCGCAGATCGAAGGGCAGGGCACGCACCGCATCCGCATCCAGGGCGTCGAGCGCCTGCATGCGCCGGCCGTGCCGCACCAGATCATCCCCGACCGCATCGAGACCGGCACCTTCCTGTGCGCGGTGGCCGCCACCGGCGGTGACGTGACGCTGCGCCGCACCCGCGCCGACCACCTCGACGCCGTGCTCGACAAGCTGCGAGAAGCCTGCACCGAGCTCGAATGCGGCGCCGACTGGATCCGCGTGCGCGCTGCCGGCCGGCCCAAGGGCGTGAACCTGCGAACCAGCGAGTACCCGGCCTTTCCGACCGACATGCAGGCGCAGTTCATGGCGCTCAACTGCATCGCGCAAGGCACCTCGCGGGTGATCGAGACCATCTTCGAGAACCGCTTCATGCACGTCAACGAGCTGGTGCGCCTGGGCGCGCACATCGCCGTCGACGGCCACACGGCGATCGTCGAAGGCATCGCCCGGCTGTCGGGCGCCACCGTGATGGCGACCGACCTGCGCGCCTCGGCCAGCCTGGTGATCGCCGGCCTGGTGGCCGAGGGCGAAACCACCGTCGAGCGCATCTACCACCTCGACCGCGGCTACGACCAGATGGAAACCAAGCTGCGCGGCATCGGCGCCGACATCGAACGAATCAAATGA
- the recG gene encoding ATP-dependent DNA helicase RecG — MPVEIAPAEPAATPVAAPPPKPRSAPQRAMDKLGLERDIDLALHLPLRYEDETRLTPLAAAREGDLLHVEGVVREARIELRPRRQFIVKLVEALGDAPGRIELILRFVNFYPSHQKTFAPGTRLRVRGELRGGFFGREIVHPVFKTVEPGAPLARELTPVYPTSAQLPQAYLRKAVAAGLSRARLDEILPPDLLPAGLPPLRESLYLLHHPPADISLHAIQEREHPAWQRIKFEELLAQQLSQLQAQRERAKLRAPMLRGSAGGLHEKLLAALPFQLTGAQRRVAEEIATDLGRPQPMNRLLQGDVGSGKTVVAALAAAVAMDAGWQCALMAPTEILAEQHFRKLIHWLAPLGIEVAWLTGSRKGKGRAAMLEKVASGAAQLVVGTHAVIQDDVHFARLGLAVIDEQHRFGVAQRLDLRRKLALQSLEPHLLMMSATPIPRTLAMTYFADLDVSTIDELPPGRTPIVTRVFAADRREQVIARVRDEVAKGSQVYWVVPLIEESEALDLQNATETHQQLGAVLPGTQVGLLHGRMPPAEKASVMALFSGGQMSVLVATTVIEVGVDVPNASVMVIEHAERFGLAQLHQLRGRVGRGSVASVCVLLYTGPLSQTGRDRLKAMAETTDGFEIARRDLEIRGPGEFMGARQSGDALLRFADLAQDGELLQCAREIAPRLLDRHPAAAQAQIRRWLGGKLEYLKA, encoded by the coding sequence GTGCCGGTTGAGATCGCCCCCGCCGAGCCGGCTGCCACGCCGGTTGCCGCGCCGCCGCCCAAGCCGCGCAGCGCGCCGCAACGCGCGATGGACAAGCTCGGCCTCGAGCGCGACATCGATCTGGCACTGCACCTGCCGCTGCGCTACGAGGACGAAACCCGCCTGACGCCGCTGGCCGCCGCGCGCGAGGGCGACCTGCTGCACGTCGAGGGCGTGGTGCGCGAGGCCCGCATCGAGCTGCGCCCGCGCCGCCAGTTCATCGTCAAGCTGGTCGAGGCCCTGGGCGACGCACCCGGCCGCATCGAGCTGATCCTGCGCTTCGTCAACTTCTACCCCTCGCACCAGAAGACCTTTGCGCCCGGCACGCGGCTGCGGGTGCGCGGCGAGTTGCGCGGCGGCTTTTTCGGCCGCGAGATCGTGCACCCGGTGTTCAAGACCGTCGAGCCCGGCGCGCCGCTGGCGCGCGAGCTGACCCCCGTCTACCCGACCAGCGCGCAGCTGCCGCAGGCCTATCTGCGCAAGGCGGTGGCGGCGGGGCTGTCGCGGGCGCGGCTCGACGAGATCCTGCCGCCGGACCTGCTGCCGGCCGGCCTGCCGCCGCTGCGCGAGTCGCTCTACCTGCTGCACCACCCGCCGGCCGACATCAGCCTGCATGCGATCCAGGAGCGCGAGCACCCGGCCTGGCAGCGCATCAAGTTCGAGGAGCTGCTCGCCCAGCAGCTCTCGCAGCTGCAGGCCCAGCGCGAGCGCGCCAAGCTGCGTGCGCCGATGCTGCGCGGCTCGGCCGGTGGCCTGCACGAAAAGCTGCTGGCGGCGCTGCCGTTCCAGCTGACCGGGGCGCAGCGGCGTGTCGCCGAGGAGATCGCCACCGACCTCGGCCGGCCGCAGCCGATGAACCGCCTGCTGCAAGGCGACGTCGGCTCGGGCAAGACGGTGGTGGCCGCGCTCGCCGCCGCGGTGGCGATGGACGCGGGCTGGCAGTGCGCGCTGATGGCGCCCACCGAGATCCTGGCCGAACAGCATTTCCGCAAGCTGATCCACTGGCTGGCGCCGCTGGGCATCGAGGTGGCGTGGCTGACCGGCAGCCGCAAGGGCAAGGGCCGCGCCGCGATGCTGGAGAAGGTGGCCAGCGGCGCCGCGCAGCTGGTGGTCGGCACGCACGCGGTGATCCAGGACGACGTGCATTTCGCCCGCCTCGGCCTGGCGGTGATCGACGAGCAGCACCGCTTCGGCGTGGCGCAGCGGCTCGACCTGCGCCGCAAGCTGGCGCTGCAGTCGCTCGAACCCCACCTCCTCATGATGAGCGCCACGCCGATCCCGCGCACGCTGGCGATGACCTACTTCGCCGACCTCGACGTGTCCACCATCGACGAGCTGCCGCCCGGGCGCACGCCGATCGTCACCCGGGTGTTTGCGGCCGACCGGCGCGAGCAGGTGATCGCGCGGGTGCGCGACGAGGTCGCCAAGGGCAGCCAGGTCTATTGGGTGGTGCCGTTGATCGAGGAGAGCGAGGCGCTCGACCTGCAGAACGCCACCGAGACCCACCAGCAGCTCGGCGCCGTGCTGCCCGGCACGCAGGTCGGCCTGCTGCACGGGCGTATGCCGCCGGCCGAGAAGGCCTCGGTGATGGCGCTGTTCTCGGGCGGCCAGATGAGCGTGCTGGTCGCCACCACCGTGATCGAGGTCGGTGTCGATGTGCCCAACGCCAGCGTGATGGTGATCGAGCACGCCGAGCGTTTCGGCCTGGCGCAGCTGCACCAGCTGCGCGGGCGGGTCGGGCGCGGTTCGGTGGCCAGCGTGTGCGTGCTGCTCTACACCGGGCCGCTGTCGCAGACCGGCCGCGATCGCCTGAAGGCGATGGCCGAGACCACCGACGGCTTCGAGATCGCCCGCCGCGACCTCGAGATCCGCGGCCCCGGCGAGTTCATGGGCGCGCGCCAGAGCGGCGACGCGCTGCTGCGGTTTGCCGATCTGGCGCAGGACGGCGAACTGCTGCAGTGCGCCCGCGAGATCGCGCCACGCCTGCTCGATCGGCACCCGGCTGCGGCGCAGGCGCAGATCCGGCGCTGGCTGGGCGGCAAGCTCGAATACCTGAAGGCCTGA
- a CDS encoding TetR/AcrR family transcriptional regulator, translating to MNTERKAPRRTAERILDHTLALFNRYGEPNVSTTLISAELNISPGNLYYHYPAKEELVNALMSRYETALAQALDAAGPASDAEGSWQLVPAMLHLAWAYRFIFRDLNDLLTRNRQLETRCQAALALQQAAVRERVARLCVIDDAPLDSDDADALATSIVVLLTYWLCFEYVRDPRRALEPDNEDTAVDAGTRQVMALLWPYLSAEHRRRLKPGFARRSGTPSG from the coding sequence TTGAACACCGAACGCAAGGCCCCGCGCCGCACCGCCGAGCGCATCCTCGACCACACGCTGGCGCTGTTCAACCGCTACGGCGAGCCCAACGTGTCGACCACGCTGATCTCGGCCGAACTCAACATCAGCCCGGGCAACCTCTATTACCACTACCCGGCCAAGGAGGAGCTGGTCAACGCGCTGATGAGCCGCTACGAGACGGCGCTCGCGCAGGCGCTGGACGCGGCCGGCCCGGCCAGCGACGCCGAAGGCTCCTGGCAGCTGGTGCCGGCGATGCTGCACCTGGCCTGGGCCTACCGCTTCATCTTCCGCGACCTCAACGACCTGCTGACCCGCAACCGCCAGCTCGAAACCCGCTGCCAGGCCGCGCTGGCCTTGCAGCAGGCGGCGGTGCGCGAGCGCGTGGCCCGGCTGTGCGTGATCGACGACGCCCCGCTCGACAGCGACGACGCCGACGCGCTGGCCACCTCGATCGTCGTGCTGCTGACCTACTGGCTGTGTTTCGAATACGTGCGCGACCCGCGCCGCGCGCTCGAACCCGACAACGAGGACACCGCCGTCGACGCCGGCACGCGCCAGGTGATGGCGCTGCTGTGGCCGTATCTGAGCGCCGAGCACCGGCGCCGGCTCAAGCCCGGATTCGCACGGCGCAGCGGCACGCCGTCGGGCTGA
- a CDS encoding ABC transporter ATP-binding protein gives MTPAISFQQVHKTFATPRGELRALTDVSFDIRQGEFFGLLGPNGAGKTTLISILAGLARATSGRVTVMGHEVVSDYAAARQSLGIVPQELVFDPFFSVRESLRIQSGYFGVKHNGAWIDELLEGLGLADKAGANMRQLSGGMKRRVLVAQALVHRPPVIVLDEPTAGVDVELRQTLWQFIARLNKQGSTVLLTTHYLEEAEALCGRIAMLKQGRVVALDRTSNLLAGTASTMLRFKTDDTLPADLLGQSRVTGRIAQIKARDAIEVEAVLARLRAAGVRVEDLEIGRADLEDVFLEIMNGAEPPHVTQPPRAADQAEPTLAEVAR, from the coding sequence ATGACTCCAGCGATTTCCTTCCAGCAGGTTCACAAGACCTTTGCCACCCCTCGCGGCGAACTGCGCGCCCTGACGGACGTGAGTTTCGACATCCGGCAAGGCGAGTTCTTCGGCCTGCTCGGCCCCAACGGCGCGGGCAAGACCACCCTGATCTCGATCCTGGCCGGCCTGGCGCGTGCCACCTCCGGCCGCGTCACGGTGATGGGCCACGAGGTGGTGAGCGATTACGCCGCGGCCCGCCAGTCGCTGGGCATCGTGCCGCAGGAGCTGGTGTTCGACCCCTTCTTCAGCGTGCGCGAATCGCTGCGCATCCAGAGCGGCTATTTCGGCGTCAAGCACAACGGCGCCTGGATCGACGAGCTGCTCGAAGGCCTGGGCCTGGCCGACAAGGCCGGCGCCAACATGCGCCAGCTGTCGGGCGGCATGAAACGCCGGGTGCTGGTGGCGCAGGCGCTGGTGCACCGCCCGCCGGTGATCGTGCTCGACGAGCCGACCGCGGGTGTGGACGTCGAGCTGCGTCAGACGCTGTGGCAGTTCATCGCCCGGCTCAACAAGCAGGGCTCGACCGTGCTGCTGACGACCCACTACCTCGAAGAAGCCGAGGCGCTGTGCGGCCGCATCGCGATGCTCAAGCAGGGCCGGGTGGTCGCGCTCGACCGCACCAGCAACCTGCTGGCCGGCACCGCCAGCACGATGCTGCGCTTCAAGACCGACGACACGCTGCCCGCCGACCTGCTCGGCCAGTCGCGCGTGACCGGCCGCATCGCCCAGATCAAGGCGCGTGACGCGATCGAGGTCGAGGCTGTGCTGGCCCGCCTGCGCGCCGCCGGCGTGCGGGTCGAGGATCTGGAAATCGGCCGCGCCGACCTCGAAGACGTGTTCCTCGAGATCATGAACGGCGCCGAGCCGCCGCACGTCACGCAGCCGCCTCGGGCCGCCGATCAGGCCGAGCCGACGCTGGCGGAGGTGGCACGATGA
- the hisD gene encoding histidinol dehydrogenase — MSHVAVRHLDTSAADFEAEFRRVQHWSAETDHAIEQRVAEILDDVRERGDAAVLDYTARFDGLQAESMAALELTRDELKAAFDAITPAQRDALQAATARVRSYHERQLQASGLSWSYRDEDGTLLGQKVTPLDRVGIYVPGGKAAYPSSVLMNAIPATVAGVGEIIMVVPTPKGEKNALVLAAAYVAGVHRAFTIGGAQAVGALAYGTATVPRVDKITGPGNAYVASAKRRVFGQVGIDMIAGPSEILVLADGSTPPDWVAMDLFSQAEHDELAQSILLCPDADYIARVQTEIDRLIDAMPRRDVIRASLEGRGALIRTRSMEEACEISNRIAPEHLEVSSAEPHRWEPLLRHAGAIFLGAYTSESLGDYCAGPNHVLPTSGTARFSSPLGVYDFQKRSSLIEVSEQGAQTLGLIAAELAYGEGLQAHAQAAEFRLNR; from the coding sequence ATGAGCCACGTCGCTGTCCGTCACCTCGATACCTCCGCCGCCGATTTCGAAGCCGAGTTCCGGCGTGTCCAGCATTGGTCGGCCGAGACCGATCATGCGATCGAGCAGCGCGTGGCTGAAATCCTGGACGACGTGCGCGAGCGTGGCGACGCCGCGGTGCTCGACTACACCGCGCGCTTCGACGGCCTGCAGGCCGAATCGATGGCGGCGCTGGAGCTGACGCGCGACGAGCTGAAAGCCGCGTTCGACGCCATCACCCCGGCCCAGCGTGACGCGCTGCAAGCCGCCACTGCCCGGGTGCGCAGCTACCACGAGCGCCAGCTGCAGGCCAGCGGCCTGAGCTGGAGCTATCGCGACGAGGACGGCACGCTGCTCGGCCAGAAGGTCACGCCGCTGGACCGCGTGGGCATCTACGTGCCCGGCGGCAAGGCCGCCTATCCGTCGAGCGTGCTGATGAACGCGATCCCCGCGACCGTGGCGGGCGTCGGTGAAATCATCATGGTCGTGCCCACCCCCAAGGGCGAGAAGAACGCGCTGGTGCTGGCCGCCGCTTACGTGGCCGGCGTGCACCGCGCCTTCACGATCGGCGGCGCACAGGCGGTCGGCGCGCTGGCCTACGGCACGGCCACCGTGCCGCGGGTCGACAAGATCACCGGCCCGGGCAACGCCTACGTGGCGAGCGCCAAGCGGCGCGTGTTCGGCCAGGTCGGCATCGACATGATCGCCGGCCCGAGCGAGATCCTGGTGCTGGCCGACGGCAGCACGCCGCCCGACTGGGTGGCGATGGACCTGTTCAGCCAGGCCGAACACGACGAACTGGCGCAGTCGATCCTGCTGTGCCCGGACGCCGATTACATCGCTCGCGTTCAGACCGAGATCGACCGCCTGATCGACGCCATGCCGCGCCGCGACGTCATCCGCGCCTCGCTCGAAGGCCGCGGTGCGCTGATCCGCACGCGCTCGATGGAAGAAGCCTGCGAGATCAGCAACCGCATCGCGCCCGAGCACCTCGAAGTGAGTTCTGCCGAGCCGCACCGCTGGGAGCCGCTGCTGCGCCATGCCGGCGCGATCTTCCTGGGCGCCTACACCAGCGAATCGCTGGGCGACTACTGCGCCGGCCCGAACCACGTGCTGCCGACCTCGGGCACCGCGCGCTTCTCGTCACCGCTGGGCGTCTACGACTTCCAGAAGCGCAGCAGCCTGATCGAGGTGAGCGAGCAGGGCGCGCAGACGCTGGGCCTGATCGCCGCCGAGCTGGCCTACGGCGAAGGCCTGCAGGCGCATGCGCAGGCGGCCGAGTTCCGGCTCAATCGGTGA
- a CDS encoding BolA family protein, with the protein MADPTPDHVQSLIAAGLACEHLAVEGDGRHFFATIVSSRFEGLSRIRRHQQVYAVLGERMREEIHALSMKTLTPAEWAAESASAAAPAPTHH; encoded by the coding sequence ATGGCCGACCCTACCCCCGATCACGTTCAATCCCTCATCGCCGCCGGCCTTGCCTGCGAGCACCTGGCGGTCGAGGGCGACGGCCGGCATTTCTTTGCCACCATCGTCTCGTCGCGCTTCGAGGGCCTGAGCCGCATCCGCCGCCATCAGCAGGTCTACGCCGTGCTCGGCGAGCGCATGCGCGAAGAGATTCATGCGCTGTCGATGAAGACGCTGACGCCCGCCGAGTGGGCCGCCGAGTCGGCCTCTGCCGCCGCGCCCGCGCCCACGCACCACTGA
- the hisG gene encoding ATP phosphoribosyltransferase: MITLALSKGRIFEETLPLLAAAGIEVTEDPEKSRKLILPTNRADMQVVMVRATDVPTYVQYGGADLGVAGKDILIEHGGEGLYQPIDLRIARCRMSVATRADFDYDSAVKKGSRIRVATKYTAIARQHFADKGVHVDLIKLYGSMELAPLTGLADAIVDLVSTGSTLKANHLREVEPFMEISSRLVVNQAALKLKRERLRPLIDAIAAAVAARG, from the coding sequence ATGATCACACTCGCACTTTCCAAAGGCCGCATCTTCGAAGAGACGCTGCCGTTGCTGGCCGCGGCCGGCATCGAGGTCACCGAAGATCCCGAGAAGAGCCGCAAGCTGATCCTGCCGACCAACCGTGCCGACATGCAGGTGGTGATGGTGCGCGCCACCGACGTGCCGACCTACGTGCAGTACGGCGGCGCCGATCTGGGCGTGGCGGGCAAGGACATCCTGATCGAGCACGGCGGCGAAGGCCTCTACCAGCCGATCGACCTGCGAATCGCCCGCTGCCGCATGAGCGTGGCCACGCGCGCCGACTTCGACTACGACAGCGCCGTCAAGAAGGGCTCGCGCATCCGTGTGGCCACCAAGTACACGGCCATCGCGCGCCAGCATTTCGCCGACAAGGGCGTGCACGTCGACCTGATCAAGCTCTACGGCTCGATGGAGCTGGCGCCGCTGACCGGCCTGGCCGATGCGATCGTCGACCTGGTGTCGACCGGCAGCACGCTCAAGGCCAATCACCTGCGCGAGGTCGAGCCTTTCATGGAGATCTCGTCGCGCCTGGTCGTCAACCAGGCCGCCCTCAAGCTCAAGCGCGAACGCCTGCGCCCGCTGATCGACGCCATCGCGGCGGCGGTTGCGGCACGCGGCTGA